A single Dunckerocampus dactyliophorus isolate RoL2022-P2 chromosome 2, RoL_Ddac_1.1, whole genome shotgun sequence DNA region contains:
- the atad1b gene encoding outer mitochondrial transmembrane helix translocase isoform X1, translating into MLSTASSTVVVGVSIKNDDVILSIASCTTVVVFDSNVIAVRMVLSEVPAENITRPLGRNEVIGLLFRLTIFGAVTYFTIKWMVDAIDPTRKQKVEAQKQAEKLMRQIGVKDVKLSEYEMSIAAHLVDPLSMQITWRDIGGLDEVITELQETVILPVQKRHLFHASRLLQPPKGVLLYGPPGCGKTLIAKATAKEAGFRFINLQPSTLTDKWYGESQKLAAAVFSLAVKLQPSVIFIDEIDSFLRNRSSSDHEATAMMKAQFMSLWDGLDTDHHCQVIIMGATNRPQDLDSAILRRMPTRFHINQPSLHQREQILKLILENESVDEDVELSEVAKETEGFSGSDLREMCRDAALLCVRDFVHLHDDSPSEDFIRPIHISDLQRAIAKMKKSKTAGGHGALLHATLD; encoded by the exons ATGCTCTCGACTGCTTCCTCGACGGTTGTTGTCGGTGTGTCCATCAAGAACGATGACGTCATACTCTCAATTGCTTCCTGTACGACTGTTGTTG TTTTTGACAGCAACGTCATTGCGGTGAGGATGGTTCTGAGCGAGGTCCCCGCAGAAAACATCACGCGTCCCCTCGGCAGAAACGAGGTCATAGGGCTGTTGTTCCGCCTGACCATCTTTGGTGCCGTCACCTACTTCACCATCAAGTGGATGGTAGACGCCATTGACCCCACCCGCAAGCAGAAAGTGGAAGCTCAGAAACAA GCTGAGAAGTTGATGCGGCAGATTGGTGTCAAAGACGTGAAGCTGTCTGAGTACGAGATGAGCATTGCTGCCCACCTGGTCGACCCCCTCAGCATGCag ATCACATGGCGGGACATCGGGGGACTGGATGAGGTCATCACAGAGCTCCAGGAGACTGTCATCCTGCCCGTCCAGAAGCGTCATCTCTTCCATGCCTCCAGACTGTTGCAGCCTCCGAAAG gcGTTCTGCTTTATGGACCACCTGGTTGTGGGAAAACGCTGATTGCCAAGGCCACCGCTAAGGAAGCGGGCTTTCGCTTCATCAACCTACAGCCAAGCACATTGACTGATAAGTGGTACGGCGAATCGCAGAAGCTTGCCGCCGCTGTCTTCTCATTGGCGGTCAAACTGCAGCCTTCGGTCATCTTCATTGATGAGATAG ACTCGTTCCTGAGGAATCGCTCCAGTTCGGACCACGAGGCCACGGCCATGATGAAGGCCCAGTTCATGAGTCTGTGGGACGGGCTGGACACAGACCACCACTGTCAG GTGATCATCATGGGCGCCACCAACCGGCCGCAAGATCTGGACTCGGCCATCTTGAGGAGGATGCCCACCAGGTTCCACATCAACCAGCCG agtTTGCATCAGCGAGAACAGATCCTCAAACTCATCCTGGAAAACGAGAGC GTGGATGAGGACGTGGAGCTTTCCGAGGTGGCCAAGGAAACGGAGGGCTTCTCAGGAAGCGACCTGAGAGAGATGTGTCGCGATGCCGCTCTGCTGTGCGTGCGAGACTTTGTGCACCTTCATGACGACAG CCCGTCAGAGGATTTCATTCGTCCCATCCACATATCTGACCTGCAGAGGGCCATCGCTAAGATGAAGAAATCCAAGACGGCGGGCGGTCACGGAGCCCTGCTGCACGCCACTCTG
- the atad1b gene encoding outer mitochondrial transmembrane helix translocase isoform X2, producing the protein MVLSEVPAENITRPLGRNEVIGLLFRLTIFGAVTYFTIKWMVDAIDPTRKQKVEAQKQAEKLMRQIGVKDVKLSEYEMSIAAHLVDPLSMQITWRDIGGLDEVITELQETVILPVQKRHLFHASRLLQPPKGVLLYGPPGCGKTLIAKATAKEAGFRFINLQPSTLTDKWYGESQKLAAAVFSLAVKLQPSVIFIDEIDSFLRNRSSSDHEATAMMKAQFMSLWDGLDTDHHCQVIIMGATNRPQDLDSAILRRMPTRFHINQPSLHQREQILKLILENESVDEDVELSEVAKETEGFSGSDLREMCRDAALLCVRDFVHLHDDSPSEDFIRPIHISDLQRAIAKMKKSKTAGGHGALLHATLD; encoded by the exons ATGGTTCTGAGCGAGGTCCCCGCAGAAAACATCACGCGTCCCCTCGGCAGAAACGAGGTCATAGGGCTGTTGTTCCGCCTGACCATCTTTGGTGCCGTCACCTACTTCACCATCAAGTGGATGGTAGACGCCATTGACCCCACCCGCAAGCAGAAAGTGGAAGCTCAGAAACAA GCTGAGAAGTTGATGCGGCAGATTGGTGTCAAAGACGTGAAGCTGTCTGAGTACGAGATGAGCATTGCTGCCCACCTGGTCGACCCCCTCAGCATGCag ATCACATGGCGGGACATCGGGGGACTGGATGAGGTCATCACAGAGCTCCAGGAGACTGTCATCCTGCCCGTCCAGAAGCGTCATCTCTTCCATGCCTCCAGACTGTTGCAGCCTCCGAAAG gcGTTCTGCTTTATGGACCACCTGGTTGTGGGAAAACGCTGATTGCCAAGGCCACCGCTAAGGAAGCGGGCTTTCGCTTCATCAACCTACAGCCAAGCACATTGACTGATAAGTGGTACGGCGAATCGCAGAAGCTTGCCGCCGCTGTCTTCTCATTGGCGGTCAAACTGCAGCCTTCGGTCATCTTCATTGATGAGATAG ACTCGTTCCTGAGGAATCGCTCCAGTTCGGACCACGAGGCCACGGCCATGATGAAGGCCCAGTTCATGAGTCTGTGGGACGGGCTGGACACAGACCACCACTGTCAG GTGATCATCATGGGCGCCACCAACCGGCCGCAAGATCTGGACTCGGCCATCTTGAGGAGGATGCCCACCAGGTTCCACATCAACCAGCCG agtTTGCATCAGCGAGAACAGATCCTCAAACTCATCCTGGAAAACGAGAGC GTGGATGAGGACGTGGAGCTTTCCGAGGTGGCCAAGGAAACGGAGGGCTTCTCAGGAAGCGACCTGAGAGAGATGTGTCGCGATGCCGCTCTGCTGTGCGTGCGAGACTTTGTGCACCTTCATGACGACAG CCCGTCAGAGGATTTCATTCGTCCCATCCACATATCTGACCTGCAGAGGGCCATCGCTAAGATGAAGAAATCCAAGACGGCGGGCGGTCACGGAGCCCTGCTGCACGCCACTCTG
- the atad1b gene encoding outer mitochondrial transmembrane helix translocase isoform X3, whose amino-acid sequence MRQIGVKDVKLSEYEMSIAAHLVDPLSMQITWRDIGGLDEVITELQETVILPVQKRHLFHASRLLQPPKGVLLYGPPGCGKTLIAKATAKEAGFRFINLQPSTLTDKWYGESQKLAAAVFSLAVKLQPSVIFIDEIDSFLRNRSSSDHEATAMMKAQFMSLWDGLDTDHHCQVIIMGATNRPQDLDSAILRRMPTRFHINQPSLHQREQILKLILENESVDEDVELSEVAKETEGFSGSDLREMCRDAALLCVRDFVHLHDDSPSEDFIRPIHISDLQRAIAKMKKSKTAGGHGALLHATLD is encoded by the exons ATGCGGCAGATTGGTGTCAAAGACGTGAAGCTGTCTGAGTACGAGATGAGCATTGCTGCCCACCTGGTCGACCCCCTCAGCATGCag ATCACATGGCGGGACATCGGGGGACTGGATGAGGTCATCACAGAGCTCCAGGAGACTGTCATCCTGCCCGTCCAGAAGCGTCATCTCTTCCATGCCTCCAGACTGTTGCAGCCTCCGAAAG gcGTTCTGCTTTATGGACCACCTGGTTGTGGGAAAACGCTGATTGCCAAGGCCACCGCTAAGGAAGCGGGCTTTCGCTTCATCAACCTACAGCCAAGCACATTGACTGATAAGTGGTACGGCGAATCGCAGAAGCTTGCCGCCGCTGTCTTCTCATTGGCGGTCAAACTGCAGCCTTCGGTCATCTTCATTGATGAGATAG ACTCGTTCCTGAGGAATCGCTCCAGTTCGGACCACGAGGCCACGGCCATGATGAAGGCCCAGTTCATGAGTCTGTGGGACGGGCTGGACACAGACCACCACTGTCAG GTGATCATCATGGGCGCCACCAACCGGCCGCAAGATCTGGACTCGGCCATCTTGAGGAGGATGCCCACCAGGTTCCACATCAACCAGCCG agtTTGCATCAGCGAGAACAGATCCTCAAACTCATCCTGGAAAACGAGAGC GTGGATGAGGACGTGGAGCTTTCCGAGGTGGCCAAGGAAACGGAGGGCTTCTCAGGAAGCGACCTGAGAGAGATGTGTCGCGATGCCGCTCTGCTGTGCGTGCGAGACTTTGTGCACCTTCATGACGACAG CCCGTCAGAGGATTTCATTCGTCCCATCCACATATCTGACCTGCAGAGGGCCATCGCTAAGATGAAGAAATCCAAGACGGCGGGCGGTCACGGAGCCCTGCTGCACGCCACTCTG